The DNA window AATAGATTATAGCAATACAAATTTGGATTGTGGGTATGTGTAGGTTTTATGCAAAGTACTTAGAAACAGAGGAATGGGAGGGAAGAGCTTACAGTGACTGATGATGCAGCTTCGTTCCAAATTCAGTGTCGTTTTTGATAGCGAAGACTGGAGGGGCCAAAGAGTAGCATAAGGCATAGTTGTCAAAACCAAACCGGTGATCGAGACTATCAGGTCACTAATTCAACCAGTGGATTACAGGTTGAACCGACTGACCCGATCcaacttaaataaaaatatgaaatagtcaaaaacttaaaattaaattttgaaatatatatCTTCACCTACACTTTAACAACAATCAAGTCTCAATTTCTAAAATAACTAATACGAAAATAGACATATTAGTCAATACTACAATAATATCTTAATTTGACACAATAATAGTGAGAATCAATTAAGCAATTAGCAATCAATTCCAATTAAGAAATTAACAATCACACTGCAGCAACAGAGCCTATTAACAATTAATCAATTAGGCAATTAACAATCAATTCTAACATAGCCTATTATCTAATTATAATCACACCAAGGTTTTGAAAACCGGACCAGTCATCAAACTGCTCTAatcactggttcactggtttactGGTCTAACCGGTTTAACCGTGGTTCAACCGGAAAAACCGTtccatgataaaataataagtaaattataaataaacatcataaaatatctttcaaatttaaaaccCTACACAAACTATCACCAACTAAATGtaattaatcatcaaaatatGCAAAATAATTGCAGTGCACAAGTTAAAGATAGATAATATTACCTTAACGTAATTGAgtcaaaaaggaaaacaaaacaggctcttttaattcttttatacTTGTAGGCTTTAATATAATCATTATCATACAGAGGAACTTTCTTGAAGGAATTTATGGCAACCAAAATAGGCCCTGCTTTTATCTGAATTGTACAAGATATGATTAACAAGGTTAAATATTGAAGTTAGTTAATCAGACCAAACAAGAATATTTCCCAGTTGTCTCACTGAGTCCAGCCAAATGGAAAAAACATCACTGTGTACTATCGCAATTCTAGATCATATCTTACTTTCTCATCAGGCAGTGAAACAACAGACTCAATTCCAGAAGATGTTATCTTCACCAGCTCCTAATTCCCATTTGAAAGTTGAAGCCAACACTGAACCTTTTGAAATAACGAACTTCAGAAGGGAAAGAAATAGGAAATTCTAAACTATCTATGTCTTACTAATAATGAGAACAGAAAAACTCAATCTCTTAAACTCAATAATTACATCAGCTATCCAACTAAATAATTGGATCACAGTTATCATAAACTGATTTCAAAGCCTAGAAGCAGagtgaaattaaaaacatgaaGCATATAATAAATCAAGAGATCACCaattgcaatttttttaataagaacagaagttaagaacaatgaaaaatgaagaaagattaacatttttcaacccaattttaacaaagctcatcacaatgattaacaacaacaaaaaagcaCTGAAGGAACAGTGAATCAGTAACATGGGCagtgcaaatttaaaatttaaaagttatcaatttaaaatctaTCATCAAATGCAATCAGTGAGCAAAGCCAATCAACCAAGCACTGACTGAGCATTCTGTTATGATTCTGTGACTGGGaagcaacaaattcagcaacaaattcaagttacagcaacaaatttaacaaatctCAGTAAAGTCCCGATTTACAGCAACAGTTAGATCAGCAACAAGGCAAATTTATTGATTAGCAATTTTTTCAGCAACATGCAAAAATACAGGGAGAAGGAAAATCTGGAGAAGAGAGAACAGGGAAGCGATGGTGCAGGGACTCACCAACGGTCGACGGCGAGCCAGCGACCACCCCACGGAAGGCGACGAAGCAAGAGACAACCCCACGAGTTGCTTCTGCCGCCGGCGACGAGACAGGCGAACCACGAGATGCCAGTGACTGAGACGAGACTCGAGTGACACTGGGAGGCAGATTCGAGCAGAGACAACCACGGACGACGAGCAGCAACCAACGCGCACAGCTCGAGCACTCACTGGCGGAGGGAGGCGTGAGCAGCCGAGCACAGAGGAGAGAGGCGAGATGCGAGCACACGACGCGGAGGATCCGGCAAGAGGCCCGAGAGCACGAAGACGGTAGTTCTTGAGTGCGACGGACGGCGGCAGCAATCTCCCACTCCGACAGACGGCGACGACGATTGGTGGAGGCTGCTAGGGTTTGCTTTCTTTGGTGGAGGCTAGGGCATTTGCTGTGCAGGAAGGAGTTGGAGAAGTGGGGGATAAGTGGATAACGCGTGCAATCTTCTAAGTATAGATCTCTATCATAGTTCATCATGCTAacattattctaatttatttcataaatatttAAGCATTtcaatgagtttaattttaatacactaatactataaatatttttacaactAATCAAATTCATATGTTTTGATAACTTATTTGTTTGGTTGTGTAATTATTCCTTTGAGTTAAATTTAAACTCTGGTCGTTTTATCTTCTTGCTGTTTATCAATGACActtgctaaatttaattttgaggaCAACTAAATTCAATTTTGAGGACAAAGCAATGATTATAACCTGCATAAAACATGTCTCTCAGGAAGAAAGCCAAGATGAAAGtaattaatttgtaataaaattaCTTCATGGAAAATATACTAGCACCGGTATATTACTAATACAATACAACCTCTCAGTCTTTAACTGGTTAACACATGATAAAAGACTCAAAATCACTGTGTAAGCAAGTTACCAAATCAAATCTATACATATGTATATTATCTAATTATTAGGAGGAGGATGAAGCCTAGTTTGGTACACAGACTGCACTCTTGATTCCAACAGACACACATATTTGTCAAGCATAGAGACCACAACTTCAAATTCAGTTACTTGCTTCTCTATGGCATCAATCTGCTCAACATATTCGTTGAAGCTACCACTCTTGCATTTCAACTGCTCCACAAAAACCCTCAACCCTGAAGTTAAGTCGCCGTAACCTTTGTACTCTTCCGCAACCCTCACATTCATCTTCTCTAATAACTCAAGTTGATTATTAGTCCCCTAACTCACATAAAACCATTGTCAAATTGATATTCCAAATAATGTTGTATCCTCAGATAGTTTACACGATTTGTAATTCATTGGAATTGTTTGGAACAAGGGTTTTTACCTGAAGCTCCGATTTGATCATTGTGCTAATGCTGCTAAAGAGATCATTGAGTGACTCTGTAAGTTCATCACGCTTCTGATTTTGTGGTTCACCATTGTTTGCGCCATCCATGGCCACACCAGGTAGTTAAGACTCTGCAATTTGCAAGGGAAGGGTTGTAGTAATGGAGAAACCGGAGATGGTGATCTAACCACTTGTTGTTTTTGAGGTCCAGACCGCTGTTGTttcatatatatgtatatatataatcaaaataaaatttaacaagaaaagaaaaaagaagaataaaaccTTCTAATTAGTTGTAAATGGATTATTTTGGTTTCTtgtctttcatttttctttactctttttttattatttaaaatttttccctttaacttctaaaaaaaatataaatcttatcttttgagCTATATTCTAATTTAGTCCTTTGATCACTTACTCTTAGAATTTGTCAATGCAAGGTTAGGTGCTACTGGAATCTGCAGGAGCTGAAAAGCTACAAGGCTGATTCGGTTTTATCCTTTAACTAAATGAGGAACTTATTTGTGTTCTATTATTTTGAGGTGAATGAAACAGTGATTCTTAATGGGTAAATACCAAATATACTGCTGGACTTGGAGAATCTAATATATTTGAGGAAGTATAATTTAGTTTCACCTTAACAGAATGAACACAACTTAATTTTAACCTGCACAGAGGTGATGCAGACATAGAGGCACAGATCACCATCAATCTACCATTAAAGAATTTCTCTGTAAGTCAGTTAAAGAATTTTTAATTCCTAGACTTGTGGATGTGCAATAAATATAAGAGCATTTGTATGGGACCTTTATATGCTATCCTGGATAACAGATTGACATTGTGGCTGTTTATGTGATATCTATCCTTCCCCCAATTTAATCATTTGAATGTATATTGATTTAGTGGTTTTATTCTAATCTTTTTGTGGTAAATTAGCAAATATTACACAAACATCTTTGAAGCATGGAGAGTTTTACATGAAAATATTTGTACCCTTGTTATAAAAAATAGCAATCTAATAGATTCAATCTTTACAAGTTAACACCTAATAAATTGTTAAACTAATCTGTGCCTcgtatttaaaaaagataaccAATGACCTTGGTAGATATATAGTTAGAGTACTATTAAACAGCTATAGAATGTCAATTCTACTAACATATAGCCTGCATAGTCCAAAGTTTCTACTGCTATATGGTCAATCTAGTCTACCAATATATAGTCTGCATAGTCCATGGTCCAATGTTTTTCTAAATGGTATATAAAagaatttcatataaaattgtTTGATTTAGCACTTCCCCGCGCATAGCGCTATGCGCAGGCACATATACTAGTAAGataacaattttaatttgacaGGATAAAGATAACAAAGCAATGATGAGGCGAAACAAGATTTTGATGTCTATGATGAGAACAAAGAAGGGTTGATTGATGCCATGGAGTTGCAGAGAGTTCTATGCATTTTGCTACTTAAGGAAGCAAGAGTTGCATCTTGGATGTGgtggtaaaaataataaattgcacTTTTTTCAGGTGTCATTGTTGAATATACACATCTTGCAGGCAGGTTTCAGGTTTGAATTATATTGCTTTTGGGAGAGGCATCCAATGCAATGTAATACTTTGCCCAACATCAAAGTTTATcatcaataacaacaaaaacTCAACAACatagcaacaaattcaacaaaacaGCAACAAAGACACagcaaattacaaaaaaataacaactcaaCAAGACAGCAAGGGATCAGAGGGCAGAGGACCTACCGGAACGACACAGCGAAGCAACGGTCAAGACGGCGCGACGGGAGGTGGCGACAGGAGATAGCAAGGCGTCGGTGGAGGGAAGGAGTCGCCGGCTCAGAAAGACAGAGGAGAGAGGCGCTGGTATGAGGGACAAGGGAGAAGAAGAGCTGAAGAGGAGCATGAATTGGGCTGGTGGGGTTAGATTTTTTTTCCTGAGAAAATACCCGTCCTGTCCATTTTTAGGAACATGAAAAGGTTAAAAAAAACACAAGATAGAAGTAATCCAAATAAGTTGaggtttttaaaattgattcttataagaatttaattttgacgcTAATGTAAAATTGTTTGagaaagtataaaaaaaaataatacatatactCAATAACGcgaacaacaaattaaaaaagaaatgtaaaattaattttaaaattcagacttttaattaaagtttaattattctgttagttcttatagttttataaaattttcaattagttctctatacttttttttcttttaattgagtctccgcaacaattttttttcaattatgtcCCTCTTgttagtaattggcttaatagggacctaactaaaaaaaaaaattggtacaaaaacttaaataaaagaaaaaaaagtgtaaaaactcaattaaaaaagaatttggtgcaaggatttaattaaaaaaatgtataggaacctaattaaaaattttgtgaaactatagggaccaatagagtaattaaacctttaattaattaaatattatcagattttaaaatttgaaaatttaagatTAGCACCCCTAAATACATTCACACTACCTAGAGTTCCTACCATCCCACCATAATAGCATTTTCGGCCTCCACAGTGCTCCGCCGGTCCACATTCACATTTTGCCGTCACTGCCGAAGGCAGCTTTGACGCTAAGTGCTTATCTGTCCAAGAGTGCCGCTGACCGGTGATACCTGTGCAGCTGCTGACCGGTGATACCTGTGCAGCCGCAGCCATTACTATTTCATGATCTCGTACTCCCGCTTATGCTGCTATTCACGACTCCAGGGCCGCCGCCTCCACAATGCCCTGCCGGTCCGCATCCATAGTTTGACGGCGCCACCGGTGAGAGCTTTGACGCGAGGTATTTGTCCATCCGAGAGTGCCGCTATCCCGCGATAGCTGTGCAGCCGCAGCCACTGCTGTTTCAAGATTCCATGTTCTCGCCACCGTTGCTATTCACGACTCTTATCAATTAAGTcagatgttcattttactacgTATGCGGATGGTTCTTTTCAATTTAAAGTGGATGTTTATTTGAGTATACCATTAGTATtttacttgatttgcttgattttgCATACACATGCTCCAcatgatgttcattttattatgTATGCAGATGGTTCTTTTTATTAAGATGTGGATGTTTATTTGGGTCATACCATTTGGGTGAACAAAACAAAGCGGCACGCGATGGAAGTGGCGAAGACATGACATAGTAGCATGGAAGCAAGGACACAGGTGCAAGGGGCGCAACGCAGGAAAGAAAAAGGTGCGGCCGTGGTGAGGTGCGTTGGTGACAGCACAACAGGAAAGGGAGAGTAAAGCGGCTCCAGTAAAAGGAGAAAATGATGGAAGGTGAGAAGCTAGGGTTGTGATGGATAAATAAGatagaatattttttgttttagtggGCCAGAGTGCATCCCATTGTTCATATTATTCGCATTCCAGTGTCTATCTAACATAACTCAAATTTTACATGTGTATTTAATCACATAATACcatattaacaaatataattactTTTACATTAACCACATGAATAATCATCCAAAAACACGGTTATGATTGGACAATTATGTAAAACATTTTACACTATTAgcacatcaaaattaaatcattttaatatttttctattaaataattttatcctCCTCCAATTTGATCccaaaaataaagtaataacTAGGgtctagaatttaaaaaatctcAAGAATCattgaaattttgattaaaacatattaaattaaaacagATTCTATTGTCTAATAGAAGCAAACATTTGGAATTGTTTTGTATGGTTcatcattttaaaatttgtaagaAAATGTCCAATATTAAAAATCTCAATGACTAATGtaagtaattaataaaaaaataaagtacataaaaatttttaaatactttaaaaataCTAGTGTTCCAATCATTTTAGTCATTGatcaattatatatatcttaaagagtttaatttaattGGACCGACAGCCTAAAGTGTACAATGCATTCGTTAAATCAcgttaaattataatatataattaaaaatacatgtaaaattattttataattacagtgcataaaaattaaatttatgttttataatCAAAATCAATGACTAAGATGACTGATCACCATGAAACATTTGAAATATTCCTAAAGTATAATGTAGCTGCATAGAGATAACCTACGAGCTTTAAGCCATAGGTGGTAAGTTCGGAAATGGATCATCtctagtaaaaaataaattggataGTGTCCAGTGTAGGATCTTATCTTTCATTGCTCTCTCTCTCCTATTTAATTTTGgtcccacttataaaattaaatgtgagatatcacactttattctctcaaatgttaaaaaaatggaGAGAATCCATTTCCTGATAAGTACTCTTGTACACATATCACTTGGAAACCTTTTTTATGAGCAGCTCTACTGGTGTACGGCAAAGACTATGAAGCGCTGGAAGAAGACTCCAGACAAGTCAACTATAGACATAGTTGACGCGACGGGGGTGGAGGCGTGGAGGTGCATGTTAGTaggcaaaaataaaataaaataaaatatatataattaaaattaaaattaaaatgtaaaatagATTATCCATAGATCAACATCAACTTGTACATCCACGCTAGGTCAAAGAAACATGAACAGAAGGGAACCATGCTTAATGTCTTCCTAATCTCCGGATACTGTGTACACATTATTAAACCTCTGTAGAATTTCATCATTAAAATGCGATGGAATAACCAATTTTCCAATGTTACAAATATCAGAGACAGAGAGCGNNNNNNNNNNNNNNNNNNNNNNNNNNNNNNNNNNNNNNNNNNNNNNNNNNNNNNNNNNNNNNNNNNNNNNNNNNNNNNNNNNNNNNNNNNNNNNNNNNNNNNNNNNNNNNNNNNNNNNNNNNNagagagagagagagagagagagagagagagagattgaattaagatggaaaaggaaaatatttagTCATTCCTCCTTGCTAGTTTAAGCAATTTAAGAACATTTTCATAAACAATAAATGTTACTGAAGAAGCAGGAACATTTTTCAAAAGGCTTGGGGTTATTCCCCTGTAAAATCCTCGGACACCTTCATATCTGCAAGAACAGAACAGGATCTATAATGtaaaaatgagagagagagagagagagagagagagagagagagagagagagagagagagNNNNNNNNNNNNNNNNNNNNNNNNNNNNNNNNNNNTCCTTAAGAGAATTTTGTTTCAACATTTTAATCCCTGAAAAAAGACTAAATGCATACATTTTGGTTTTCAATGAAACATGCAAAACCAAAGAAATGGGT is part of the Arachis duranensis cultivar V14167 chromosome 1, aradu.V14167.gnm2.J7QH, whole genome shotgun sequence genome and encodes:
- the LOC107476518 gene encoding biogenesis of lysosome-related organelles complex 1 subunit 2, encoding MDGANNGEPQNQKRDELTESLNDLFSSISTMIKSELQGTNNQLELLEKMNVRVAEEYKGYGDLTSGLRVFVEQLKCKSGSFNEYVEQIDAIEKQVTEFEVVVSMLDKYVCLLESRVQSVYQTRLHPPPNN